The following are encoded in a window of Caldisericum sp. genomic DNA:
- the mnmA gene encoding tRNA 2-thiouridine(34) synthase MnmA, translated as VAAFFRLEKEESLSRCCNISNAQIIARKLNVPFVEIDVSNEFSELVKNYFFESLSKGFTPNPCTVCNEKIKFGIGFEKVKNMFGDGLFATGHYARIKDMHLLKGVDPVKDQSYMLWRLKKGDLKHILFPLGTYQKSEVKEIAKSLDIPESRESEDLCFIKGNIKNTIKEFLKEKEGDILDKDGHILGKHKGVQFYTIGQRSGLGVSYKEPLYVIDTDPIKNVVVLGTYEDCLFKGAELTEVNILEEISNEKIYTAKVRYQAKPAECLVRKIDNNVIIEFVELQFAVTKGQSLVVYDGDMVVLGGVIKKALK; from the coding sequence GTTGCGGCGTTCTTCAGGCTCGAGAAGGAAGAGAGTTTATCAAGGTGCTGCAATATTTCAAATGCACAGATTATCGCAAGAAAACTTAATGTGCCATTTGTTGAGATAGATGTATCGAATGAATTTAGCGAACTTGTTAAGAACTATTTCTTTGAAAGTTTAAGCAAAGGCTTTACACCAAATCCATGCACTGTTTGTAATGAAAAGATAAAATTCGGTATAGGATTTGAAAAAGTAAAAAATATGTTTGGCGATGGGCTTTTTGCAACGGGGCATTATGCAAGAATTAAAGACATGCATCTTTTGAAGGGAGTTGACCCTGTTAAAGACCAATCGTATATGCTCTGGCGGCTTAAAAAGGGAGACCTGAAACACATCTTATTTCCCCTGGGCACATATCAAAAAAGCGAAGTTAAGGAAATTGCAAAGTCATTAGACATTCCTGAATCCAGGGAAAGCGAGGACCTCTGTTTTATAAAAGGAAACATAAAGAATACGATAAAAGAATTCCTAAAAGAAAAAGAAGGAGATATCCTTGATAAGGATGGGCATATCTTAGGAAAGCATAAAGGCGTTCAATTCTATACAATTGGGCAAAGAAGCGGGCTTGGTGTGTCCTACAAAGAGCCTCTATATGTTATCGACACAGACCCTATTAAAAATGTTGTTGTCCTTGGCACTTATGAGGACTGCCTGTTTAAGGGAGCCGAATTAACGGAAGTTAATATTCTTGAGGAGATTTCAAACGAGAAAATATACACAGCAAAAGTAAGGTACCAGGCAAAGCCTGCCGAGTGCCTTGTAAGAAAAATTGATAATAATGTAATTATTGAATTCGTTGAGTTGCAATTTGCAGTAACAAAAGGGCAAAGCCTCGTTGTTTACGATGGAGATATGGTTGTCCTTGGTGGCGTAATAAAAAAGGCATTAAAGTAA
- a CDS encoding 7-cyano-7-deazaguanine synthase — protein MKVYVGVSGGVDSSVALYLLKKEGYDVVAAFFRLEKEESLSRCCN, from the coding sequence ATGAAAGTTTATGTTGGAGTAAGTGGCGGTGTTGATAGTTCTGTTGCGCTGTATTTATTAAAGAAAGAAGGATACGATGTTGTTGCGGCGTTCTTCAGGCTCGAGAAGGAAGAGAGTTTATCAAGGTGCTGCAATA